The nucleotide sequence AATTGACAAAAATTCtgaataatctatttttttcccAATGTATTGACTCATTAGTACTCTCTTTTCCTTTTCAGTTTGTGTCTCCTCTGCAATATGCACATATTTACTCAGAGAAGCTTGTCCATCTTCCTCACTGCTACTTTGTCAATGATTACAAGCAGGTATGATCAGAGAATATGACTTTTTTTATTGGACCTTCATGTGGTTTTTGAATATTATATCAACTGTGTAAATTCTATCTGCAGAAAAACCAGGATGTGTTGGATCCAAAGTCTAAGCCGAAGAGATCTGACTATGGACTACCTGAAGATAAATTCATCTTTGGATGCTTCAACCAACTGTACAAAATGGATCCTGAGATCGTCAATACTTGGTAAAATGTTTTTCTTAAGTAGAGAGAgtgattttatatttgtttcagCAAAACTGTgttaattcttcttttttttgaatgcCTATGAAGGTGCAACGTTCTTAAAAGAGTACCCAACAGTGCTCTTTGGCTTCTCCGTTTCCCTGCAGCTGGAGAGATGAGGTTTCGCGCATGTACGTTTTCTTCTTGTCCCTTTCTTCTTTCGTCTTTTCTTATAACATTTGCTAATAAACCGTATATACAGATGCTGCTGCTCAAGGAGTGCAGGCTGATCAGATTATCTTCACGGATGTTGCCATGAAGAATGAGCATATAAGGCGAAGTGTACTTGCAGATGTAATCCTCGACACGTGAGTTCCTTTTCCGACTCTactaaaattcattatattttttttttgaacaaaaaattcattatattttttttttctaaattcatTACATTtctgaaaagaaaaagcaacacaaaaaaaactcaacacTCTTACCACACAATCTTGCTTGTCCCCTCTAGGCCTCTGTGTAACGGACACACAACCGGAACAGATGTGCTGTGGGCTGGCGTACCGATGATAACATTGCCACTTGAGAAAATGGCAACTCGAGTGGCTGGATCACTCTGTCTCGCAACTGGCCTGGGACATGAGATGATTGTTAATAGGTGAGTGTCTCATCAGCATAAACTACTACATTCTTTTACTTTATATGATGAGAGATACTCATAATAAAGCTGTGATTTGAAAATCACAGCTTGGAGGAATACGAAGAGAAGGCTGTCTCTTTGGCGCTTAACAAGCCGAAACTTCAAGCACTGACTAAGGAACTGAGGGCCAGCCGCTTAACATGTCCTCTGTTTGACACCATGCGCTGGGTTAGTAGTCTTGGTTCATGTCTCTCTGTTTCCTCTCTTGTTCCGGTTTGTTTCTTTAACCAGTTAGTTTTTACCATGTGGCTACTTACTACAGGTGAAGAATCTTGAGAGGTCGTACTTCAAAATGTGGAACCTCCATTGCTCTGGACAGAAGCCTCAGCACTTCAAAGTAGTGGAAAACGACATGGAGTTCCCACACGACAGATAAAACAAAATGAGGGGGAAAGAAAATTGAGAGCATAAACAAGATTTCACTCGGCAttgtatattaaaaagaaaaacaaaacccCGAAGAGAGTTAGTAGCAGATTGATAAGATTATTAGAGATATAAGATTGCTATCATTATGGAGCTGTATACTATAACAAAAGCTTGCTGTGATGTTATCATTTCATCACCTATGTTATATCCTTTAGATCCCAATGTTATATcacataaacaaacaaacattccATATCAGTGTGTAATATAAACCTCAACGCTATTAAACTTTAATTCAAATCTGTGTTCTGGATCATTTTGTGGAAACCAATTGGTAAATGGAGGGTTTTATATCATGCATTAGAAAATGGTGTATTTCAATTATAACGAAAACCATATAATCTTCAATATTTAAACAAGCAGCATGTGTGCCTATTACAAGTtcaataaaaagttaaaaagaatTGTCTGAATTTACCACACTATAAcacaaaaaaactattttaattactaaaatgTTAGTCAACAGTAAAATGATTAACACTCACAGTAGCAAGCAATGAAGTATCAATTCGCTAATACGTTACAGTTTGTATGCACAATACATAATAGCCCGTGTTCACCTAATAACTAATGGGCCTTTAAAATCAAATCCTGTAAAGTTAACTCAGCCCATTATCACATTAgggtttttatttgtttcttcctCATATATCACTTCGGCTGCTGCAAGTGAGCACCGAATCAAAAACCCTTAGCCATGGCGACTCAACAAGCTAAAGCATCCGTGCAATGCTTCGGAAGGAAGAAGACGGCCGTCGCCGTCACCCACTGCAAGCGCGGCTGCGGTCTGATCAAGCTCAACGGCGCCCCGATCGAGCTATTCAACCCAGAGATCCTCCGGTTCAAGATCTTCGAGCCGGTGTTTCTCCTCGGAAAGCACCGGTTCGCCGGAGTGGACATGAGGATCCGCGTCAACGGCGGCGGTCACACCTCCCAGGTGTACGCGATCCGTCAGAGCATCGCTAAAGCTCTCGTGGCGTTTTACCAGAAGTACGTTGACGAGCAGTCGAAGAAGGAGATCAAGGATGTGCTGAGTAGGTACGATAGGACTCTTCTCGTGGCGGATCCGAGGAGGTGCGAGCCGAAGAAGTTTGGTGGGCGTGGTGCTCGCTCTCGTTTCCAGAAGAGTTACCGTTAGAAATGTATTTCTAACGTCTTTGTCTCAATGTTTTGGGTTACGTATTGTCAAAGTTTGAGACTTTAAATTTTCGTTTCATGGTTATTGGATAATGGTTACTTTGAGCAAAGAAGTTAAATGTTTACTTTTTGGTTTGGTGAAGTCGATTGGTCACTGTCTGAAACTATTAGGTGTATTTGGATTCATGAAATGATTAGGAGTTATAGTTTGATCAAGTAATATAGGATTAGGGAAATGATCTGCCAAAGTATGTTTCTCTAACAAGTAATTGCAATTTTGTCTAACGTATGATCTTGTTCTGTTTACAAAGTTTAACTTTTGGCTTATAGATACTCATCCTTTGGATCTACCAGCGTTAGCGTTTGATCGTCCAATTTTGATTTCAGATTACACAAATGACAAAAGGCCTAGTACATTGTAAActttcacacaaaaaaaagaaacgaaaGTTAAATCTACAGAACTCCGAAAAACATCAAGAGACTCTCTCAGTTGATTTTCTTATTTCTGAGCACATGTTCCTATCTCTAAAGAAAAAGCAAAAGTAGCAATCTTAGGAGATTGTTCAGTCATGAGTTTTGCAACTTCTGCCAACTTTAGACTTTGATTTGGTTACTGCTTCATCGTAATTTCTTGTCTTCATCCAAGTTTATAAGATCATCCTTACCTTGTTATTCCTCCATCCATATTTATCAATTCACTGTTTTAGACTTTAAGTCTTTGTGGCCTTGTGGGTATCTGTgaagaagattaaaaaaaagtttctttgACTGATGGTGGAGCCAAACATGACTGAGAGACATCAACTTTTCTGTCAAAATGTTGGGCTTTACCGTAGACTTTGTAGAGATACTTTCCTTCTATAATATCTGGTTACGCTGATAATACAAAATGTATGTGGTTTTCTCTGAAAGTTCTGTAATTGTTTCAAACTGAGCCAAGAGGCCAGAGAAGTTATCCATATGTTGGATTGCAAGTTTGCACTCTTACCTGGTGAAGCACTGCCTGCAGAGTTTCATCACCGAGCAAGAGAGAGACTACTTCCTTTATTCTTCAGATTCATGGTCTCTACGGAGATGACAATGAGGATGATGAGGACGATGAATGGATGGGTGCAAAGAGGCTTTCATGTGACATCTGGTGCGTTCAGAATGGCGTGGACATTGGACATGGATCATGCAAGTACCATCTACCAGCTATGTTTGGATCTAAAGGAGTACATGTATTTCTTCGAATCTTCCATATTTCTAAACTTTCCTGAAACAGATGTTCACTTGAGGGAGCTTCATTTTGAGTTCAAGACCACTGGTCGATACTGGGATATAAAAGACTAGGTCTTGGACGCTGTGGGAATATTTACAACGAAGGAGCTGAATAGTGAATACAGAGAATCTGCAGACATCAAGATAGAGAAAAACTTACATACAGGAACAATgagaacaaaaaacaaatgtCAGAGTCAGACGTAAGCTCTTTAAGATATGAAACCAAAAAATTACGTTTTAATAAAGGTAACTGTATGAGTTCAAAAGTCGCACATGATCTTGGGTTTTAATCTTTTTCCCTTGCAGTAATTAACTTGATCCTGAGTCCTGGTAATGTTTAACATGTGCATATATCACTGAACTGTTTGATCATAACTTGATTCCCTCGAGAATTTCCTGAAACTGTAATAGATTATTTATTGTATGTGTCGAATGTGTGATCTATCAGTTACAAAATGGAAGATACGACAATGTGAAAAGAAGATTTTGGAGGTCCTTTGTGTTCATGAACATGGTGAAAGCTCAAGGGAAGAAGGTAAAGACAAACTGATTCTGTAGTGCAGTGGAATTTAATTAGGCATGGGACCGAAGTAGAGACTTCGGTGTGTTGTACTAAAACATTGTAATTTGTTATACGAAACTTAGAATCCTGAGAAAACACAGCTCAATATATCAAAAGCCAAACATAAAAGATCCTCTTCACAAACTCTGAGGGAGATTCGCTTAAACTCAAAGGAGATTGAAATCCCAagaaattttattcaaaaacgACAAATTTAAACCATTAGCAGAAACGAAACACAGGACTTCTTCCTCCAAACACCATTCTCAGACCTTCTCAGATTTAGCACTTGGACATGTGGACGATCAAGTCGACCACACGGGTGCTGTAACCCCATTCGTTGTCATACCACGACACCAGCTTCACGAAGTTGTCACTCAAAGCGATTCCAGCCTTTGCGTCGAAGATGCTGGACCTGCTGTCACCAATGAAGTCAGTTGAGACGACATCATCCTCAGTGTATCCAAGGATTCCCTTAAGCTTGCCTTCAGATTCCTCCCTGTAAACAATTCAACCAGTTAGTTTATAGCACCAACGTAAGATGTGAAACTAATGATTTAAGCTTTCATACTTGATAGCCTTCTTGATATCGTCGTAGGTTGCAGCTTTCTCGAGTCTAACCGTGAGGTCAACAACTGAGACATCAACGGTGGGAACACGGAAGGACATTCCGGTCAACTTTCCGTTGAGCTGTGGAAGCACCTTCCCGACGGCCTTGGCAGCCCCGGTGCTGCTGGGAATGATGTTGAATGAAGCGGCTCTTCCACCTCTCCAGTCCTTCATTGATGGTCCATCAACAGTCTTCTGAGTAGCTGGTATCATAAAAACAAACCCGCATTAGTGTCAGCGGATCTTCTAAAACAGTTTTTAGTACATCTATTTAAAGATCGAAAAATTTACCGGTGATGGAGTGGACGGTGGTCATAAGACCCTCAACGATTCCGAACCTGTCGTTGATTACCTACAGGAAGAAACAATGAGAATAAGTATTCACTAAACACTATCGAAATGATTTTTAATTGGCTAACAGGTAATAATGTATATACCTTGGCAAGAGGAGCAAGGCAGTTAGTGGTGCAACTAGCGTTGGAGACAATGTCAAGGTCAGACTTGTACTCGTGCTCGTTGACACCAACGACAAACATGGGAGCGTCCTTGCTCGGAGCAGAGATGACAACCTTCTTGGCACCAccctgaaaaaaataaatcaccAAATCATTCAACCGAAACATAACACAAGCGGATACACGGGGATTAAGTACATACAAGCTATAGCATAAGAATCAATTTATAATGGAATATAACATCAAAAGCTGGCAAAGACAAACCTTCAAGTGAGCAGCAGCTTTGTCCTTGTCAGTGAAGACACCGGTGGACTCAACAACGAAGTCGGCTCCAGCCGAAGCCCATGGGATATCCTCAGGGTTCCTTCACAAAATACAAATCACTCGTAAGAATAAAATACATACACACTAAGCACACCTAATCATCCAGTAGATGTAGTAGTACCTGATGCCGAAGACAGTGACAGGCTTCTCACCGAAGAGAAGAGTCTTCTCATCCTTAACCTTAAGCTCATGGTGTTTCCACTGACCGTGAACACTGTCGTACTTGAACATGTAGGTCTACAACAATCAAACACATAGAGTAATCAGTAACGTTGCTCAAAACCTCACGCAATCAATCAAAAACAGGCGGATCCATAAGATTATAAAGGCACTAAGATCTGATCAGCTTATCAAGCTACAACAGAACAAACAACTAAACCAGTTTCAGGATCTGAGCACTGAATAAAACAATCATCTATACACTGAGATCACACGTATGTATACTAAACAATAAAAACGGATCAAAAACGACGTCGTCGAAGTAAGGAAGGAAGGATCCACGAACCATGTACTCAGTGGTGATGAAGGGATCGTTGACGGCGACGAGCTCGACATCGTCCCTCTGGAGGACAACTCTAGCAACCAAACGACCGATTCTTCCGAATCCTAGAGGATTGCATCACAAATCCAAAACGTCAGATTCTAATAGATCTGCTACGAATATGAGAGCTAACAAACCTAATTCAAAAAACACTCACCGTTGATTCCGATCTTGATCTTACCGCCAGCTACAAAGagaaatccaaaaaaaaaacgatcaGATCAGAATAAAACAACATCATAATCACAAACAAAATCAACAAAATAGATATTACTCACCCATGgtgagtgtgagagagagagattgaagaCGAGAGATTAAACAGTGACGATGGTGAGTGAGTGAGATCCGTGAAGAGAGCGAGGTGTTATTTAAAAGAGACGAGAACGTGGAGGAGGGGTCGGTAGGATCTAACGGTGGAGAGTTTTTCTTGGGAAATAAGTCAGatctgatttttaatattttacctAAAAGGCGAAATGACGTAGCTGCCCTTGTTTATCGTTGTTAAGCCACACTATTCTGAAAAAAATGTCGTCACCCCTGACTCTTAATTGAGGCGATTAGGCGAGTTCATGGCGTCTGCTCCTCACGCGATGAACTAGAAGATTCTTTTAAACCATGAAACGGGCCGGGTCAAGGTCGAGTCGGCATGAAACGTACTGTATTTGACAAGTGTCTGGGTGACAAGTGCGGCCGGCCCATTTTAGTAGACTATTTCAATTTTCTAGAACGTAACGCCCCCACTAATAAAGTccataaaaaaatactataatttTATGTTCTTTGCTTCTCTTCTACATTGTTTAAAACCagtttagtattttattatttcctaAGTCAACGTAAAGTTGAATGTAAAATGttcaatttaattttcatgATAATATCCAAAAAGTTGCGTATGAGatgacgttttttttttttgaaaaaagagaTGACGTATATTTGAAAATGTGGAAAACTATTAGTTCATTTCATATTGCAACATAAAAATGTAACCAGCATATATGTATGCTGATTATAAACTTATTTCTTAATCTTATTCAGTACTAGAATGATTTTTTTCTATAGTGTAAAGAAGTAATGCTTCTTCTATTCTTGTCTTGAGTCATTTGTTGTGTTGTTCTGGCTTAAATAGCATgaaataaaattgatataaacTTAAAACTAGGAGTAAGTATATATTCACATGTGACATTCATTTCAAAACTTTACAACTGTACTTTCTTGTTCTTGAAAGTTGTAACACGAAGGCTATACTGCATCATCTTATGAATGATGAATCATTTTTTTACTAGTAGATAGAAGCTTTGTAGTTTGATGAGTATATCCTGACGAATATGAACGAGATGCAAGGCTATTACAAGAGCATGAGCAACTCCAGCAATGATGAACAAACCACGCAACTCACGGAAGCTGAACCTATTAGATGATTCATCAACGTCATTAAGAGATGCAACATCATCAGCGTTGGAACGTACGTTCAATGAATCCAGCTTCTGAAACCATCTCTGCTCTATGTCCTTCAGAGTTCCCAATGACCTTAGCTTCGCGATTTCTCGTGAAACATTTGTAGCCAAACCTGAACCTTTCTGGAACATCtgaaaacatttaaacataGATTAATGAAGGTAATTAACAAACCAATATggagataataaaatttttgagGTGAGGTACGTACAAACCCAAAGCCATTAGTACTAGTCTCTCTATCTGTCATCACAAAAGCATCCGGATAGTATCCGAGAAGGAGATTGAGATACGGTATTTCATTGATAACATGACTAAGAGTTCCATCTCTCAAACCTTGAGCATATGCCTCGACTGCATTAATGGATCCAAGCTTCATATTATTTAAAGTGGTAGAGGTGAAAACCGCCTGATGGTTTAATTGTATGCGAGAAATGGTCTTGGTTGATGTCAAATTTGCACTATAACTTGATGTCAATATCAACACtacaaataaccaaactatGACTAAGAATCTTGATGACATTTTCTCCAGCTTCTCTCCTGCCAAGAATGTGCACCCGTTACAGACCAAAGTATAcagtaaaaagaaaaagcatTACTCTCTCCTTTTTGGAAgttaattttatagatttttttagacaaaaaaatacagtttttatatatatattttgtggtATTTTCATTCATTGATATtaataagttataaattttcaagaactatttatttaaaatatttaattgtaacaTGCcgtcaaaactataaaatttatattttcgaaacaGATACGAGATTAAACAGACTTACTTTGAGCAAAGACAATGGTTGAGAATCCAAACCAGAGCATGATACAAAGTTGTTGTCCCCAAGAGCCCTGAAACTCAGGATTAACGGATCGTTCAACCAACCAAACAACAACTCCAGTCAAGATAAAGAAAGCTCCACTTGCTAGCCACAAGGATCTATCGAAAGGGTCAAAGAAAGTCCACATTCCTTGGCTTCTCTTCTTTACCGTCAAGATTCCTATACCAATGTCTGTGAAAGGCAGAGTAAAATCAACATACAAAGATCTGTTGGAAGTGATGGTTATATCACCAACAGCTGCATCGTATTTGTCACTCTGTCAAAGCAAAACACATTATTAGAGACAATATCTCTTACATCGAAAGTTGGGAAAAGATTTTTAATATAGGGAAGTTTACTAAAAGAGATGAACTAATACATTTATCACCAATTGTTTTAGGTTTGGACCGATCTAATTTAACAATTAAACATCTATACATATACCATTTTGactattaatttttgtttttgcaacGCACCTGAGTAGAGAGTAGATAAGCAAGGTTGTTATAGCTCCCGTTGTAAGGTATAAACTCCAGCTGGTAGTTAAAAGGAGCAATGCAAGTCTTGAAAACTTCTATGCAAAATCCACTAGCAGTATAGAGACCTGTTTCAGTATCAAGACGCATGGACATTAGATTTGGAACCTTGTTTCCTGCTGGTACTAAGACCCTAAGCAACTTCTTATGTTCACCATTCTCTTCCAGTAAACGGTGCCTTTGGATCTCAAGATCATTGGGTGAAGAAGCCGTGACGTCTCTTCTTTCACAAAACTTATCACAACTCCATAATCCTATTCTTCTCTCCATTGTTCCAACCATATCCACAATCTCAAATCTCCCCAAAAGAAACTTGTTGCCAACCATTTGAATGTCACAATGGCTCAAACCCTTGTAACTAATCTGCCTCATTGTCTCAAGAAGGTTTGATGATacattttcagatttttttagaCTCATCTTCTCTACTGCGGTTGCTAGAATACAAGCAACACCGTGTGCCCATACACTATAACGCTTAGTTTCCATCAATGCATTTGTCACCCTTGAAGTAAAATTCATAGTCTCTGATGATACTGGAACGTAGGATGTGAAACCAATCACCCCTTGCATAGACCTAGTTGCAAAATGGTCCGAGAAATGAAAATGATGCATGGATCTTGCGGTGAGAAGCCAAACATGACCTCGTCCCATCAAACCTAACTTCTCCGCACATTGTAAGAGGCGAGAAACAAGATTCTCAGACATATGCACCACGAAAACTGCTGCTCTTGAGACCTTATTAAGCTTCCTTAGCTGGTTCATCATATGGTTTTCTCCTGATGGTGATTCAGAGAAAGAAGCAGTACCATCGATGCTGATTCTTTCATCTTGAAAATGTTCCACGAGTGTTTGCAAACTCTCTCTCCAATCATCAGCATCCTCGTATATAACCACAACCGATGTCCGGTTTAAATCATGTATGACACTTGTTATACCCTTAGCTTCTGATGTCTGATCGTGCGTGGTTTGAATGAAGTGATCATATCTGTTCAAAGATAAAGAATCTGGAGCAATAAGTGATATTACAGGAACTTTAGCTTTCTTACTAACTACTGCAAGAAGCTTGGCTTCTTGTAACGATTGTGCACCAATAATAGCTTCCACTTTTGCATTCTTGATAAGGTTTGTAACTGTTACATtcatgaataaataaataactaaaagaaattaatattgtgatttatcGAGAAAAATCAACTAGATGAAAAAACGCAATAAAGAAGATGAAACTCACCGGCGGAATAGGCAAGGAGAGGATCTCCTTGAGAGTCTCTTGCTAAAACAGAGACTCTGGTTTGGTATTCATTGTTGATGCGATAAAAATCAGAAAGCGCCAAGGCAAAAGAAGTCTCGAGAATATTTCCTTCCGTGGAACCCAAGTCTACCACCAATCCAACCCTAACGTCCACTGTAACACCGTCGTTTTGATCAGCTACTCCTGGTTTAATCGTCGGAAAGAGAAGTAAGCAAACGAGCAGAGAAATCAGAATCTCCATTGATTGTGTATGGCTGCGGATTGCACCATTCCCTTTGATTTTATTGTGTTGTCGTAATCATCtcaaatcaaattatttttatcacataGTCAAAGTCAATGCGTTGTGTACATGGACATTGTCAAAACTTTCAACTTTTATAACGAGCAAAAAGTCTTCGAGGCAAGTTTGACTATCAAGTAACAGAACCGATCGAGAGATGGCTAAACTAGTGTTTAATTTTGACTAGTTGTGAATTTCCTTGCAATAAATTAGATAAACAGAgtactatatataatatcaagATATATGAGATCAAGGGAGTGAGGGACGAGAGATCGATTTCCACAAAACAAGCAATATATCACGTCAAGTCTAAATGAGGTGCATGTATAATGCAAGAGCATGGGCAATCTATTTAACCAATACAACTACAAATACGTGTGGGCAACTTACTTCGTCTGCAGATGAGTAGCTGtgcaaatataaatacaaaatatcagtCATTTGTTTAAGAACTTTATGGGTCATactattaaacttaataaaatgatataga is from Raphanus sativus cultivar WK10039 unplaced genomic scaffold, ASM80110v3 Scaffold0064, whole genome shotgun sequence and encodes:
- the LOC130500940 gene encoding glutamate receptor 1.1-like isoform X1, with the translated sequence MEILISLLVCLLLFPTIKPGVADQNDGVTVDVRVGLVVDLGSTEGNILETSFALALSDFYRINNEYQTRVSVLARDSQGDPLLAYSAVTNLIKNAKVEAIIGAQSLQEAKLLAVVSKKAKVPVISLIAPDSLSLNRYDHFIQTTHDQTSEAKGITSVIHDLNRTSVVVIYEDADDWRESLQTLVEHFQDERISIDGTASFSESPSGENHMMNQLRKLNKVSRAAVFVVHMSENLVSRLLQCAEKLGLMGRGHVWLLTARSMHHFHFSDHFATRSMQGVIGFTSYVPVSSETMNFTSRVTNALMETKRYSVWAHGVACILATAVEKMSLKKSENVSSNLLETMRQISYKGLSHCDIQMVGNKFLLGRFEIVDMVGTMERRIGLWSCDKFCERRDVTASSPNDLEIQRHRLLEENGEHKKLLRVLVPAGNKVPNLMSMRLDTETGLYTASGFCIEVFKTCIAPFNYQLEFIPYNGSYNNLAYLLSTQSDKYDAAVGDITITSNRSLYVDFTLPFTDIGIGILTVKKRSQGMWTFFDPFDRSLWLASGAFFILTGVVVWLVERSVNPEFQGSWGQQLCIMLWFGFSTIVFAQREKLEKMSSRFLVIVWLFVVLILTSSYSANLTSTKTISRIQLNHQAVFTSTTLNNMKLGSINAVEAYAQGLRDGTLSHVINEIPYLNLLLGYYPDAFVMTDRETSTNGFGFMFQKGSGLATNVSREIAKLRSLGTLKDIEQRWFQKLDSLNVRSNADDVASLNDVDESSNRFSFRELRGLFIIAGVAHALVIALHLVHIRQDILIKLQSFYLLVKK
- the LOC130500940 gene encoding glutamate receptor 1.1-like isoform X2; this translates as MEILISLLVCLLLFPTIKPGVADQNDGVTVDVRVGLVVDLGSTEGNILETSFALALSDFYRINNEYQTRVSVLARDSQGDPLLAYSAVTNLIKNAKVEAIIGAQSLQEAKLLAVVSKKAKVPVISLIAPDSLSLNRYDHFIQTTHDQTSEAKGITSVIHDLNRTSVVVIYEDADDWRESLQTLVEHFQDERISIDGTASFSESPSGENHMMNQLRKLNKVSRAAVFVVHMSENLVSRLLQCAEKLGLMGRGHVWLLTARSMHHFHFSDHFATRSMQGVIGFTSYVPVSSETMNFTSRVTNALMETKRYSVWAHGVACILATAVEKMSLKKSENVSSNLLETMRQISYKGLSHCDIQMVGNKFLLGRFEIVDMVGTMERRIGLWSCDKFCERRDVTASSPNDLEIQRHRLLEENGLYTASGFCIEVFKTCIAPFNYQLEFIPYNGSYNNLAYLLSTQSDKYDAAVGDITITSNRSLYVDFTLPFTDIGIGILTVKKRSQGMWTFFDPFDRSLWLASGAFFILTGVVVWLVERSVNPEFQGSWGQQLCIMLWFGFSTIVFAQREKLEKMSSRFLVIVWLFVVLILTSSYSANLTSTKTISRIQLNHQAVFTSTTLNNMKLGSINAVEAYAQGLRDGTLSHVINEIPYLNLLLGYYPDAFVMTDRETSTNGFGFMFQKGSGLATNVSREIAKLRSLGTLKDIEQRWFQKLDSLNVRSNADDVASLNDVDESSNRFSFRELRGLFIIAGVAHALVIALHLVHIRQDILIKLQSFYLLVKK
- the LOC108807351 gene encoding 40S ribosomal protein S16-3, giving the protein MATQQAKASVQCFGRKKTAVAVTHCKRGCGLIKLNGAPIELFNPEILRFKIFEPVFLLGKHRFAGVDMRIRVNGGGHTSQVYAIRQSIAKALVAFYQKYVDEQSKKEIKDVLSRYDRTLLVADPRRCEPKKFGGRGARSRFQKSYR
- the LOC108813245 gene encoding glyceraldehyde-3-phosphate dehydrogenase, cytosolic codes for the protein MAGGKIKIGINGFGRIGRLVARVVLQRDDVELVAVNDPFITTEYMTYMFKYDSVHGQWKHHELKVKDEKTLLFGEKPVTVFGIRNPEDIPWASAGADFVVESTGVFTDKDKAAAHLKGGAKKVVISAPSKDAPMFVVGVNEHEYKSDLDIVSNASCTTNCLAPLAKVINDRFGIVEGLMTTVHSITATQKTVDGPSMKDWRGGRAASFNIIPSSTGAAKAVGKVLPQLNGKLTGMSFRVPTVDVSVVDLTVRLEKAATYDDIKKAIKEESEGKLKGILGYTEDDVVSTDFIGDSRSSIFDAKAGIALSDNFVKLVSWYDNEWGYSTRVVDLIVHMSKC